From a region of the Burkholderia lata genome:
- a CDS encoding DSD1 family PLP-dependent enzyme has translation MDLQTLNTPAALIDVGRMRHNIGRMQAHLDALGVRFRPHVKTTKCTQVVDAQLAAGAQGITVSTLKEAEQFFAHGIRDIVYAVGMVPAKLGQALALRRQGCDLKLVADSLPAAHAIAEFGRAHGERFDVWIEVDVDGHRSGIPPDADLLIDVGRALFDGGMMLGGVLAHAGSSYEYDTPEALAAIAEQERSRTLRAAERLRAAGLPCPVVSIGSTPTALAAEHLEGVTEVRAGVYVMFDLVMHNIGVCGLSDIALSVLTTVIGHQEEKGWAIVDAGWMAMSRDRGTQRQAHDFGYGQVCTEHGDVLGDYVMSAANQEHGIVSRAGSPDAGIAQRFPVGTRLRILPNHACATGAQHPEYQAIAEDGGAQTWPRFYGW, from the coding sequence GTGGACCTTCAAACCCTCAACACCCCGGCCGCCCTGATCGACGTGGGCCGCATGCGTCACAACATCGGCCGCATGCAGGCGCATCTGGACGCGCTCGGCGTCAGGTTCCGGCCGCACGTCAAGACCACCAAATGCACGCAGGTCGTCGATGCCCAGCTCGCGGCAGGCGCGCAGGGCATCACGGTGTCGACGCTCAAGGAAGCCGAACAGTTTTTCGCGCACGGGATCCGGGACATCGTCTACGCGGTCGGCATGGTGCCCGCGAAGCTGGGTCAGGCGCTCGCGCTGCGCCGGCAGGGTTGCGACCTGAAGCTGGTCGCCGACAGCCTGCCGGCCGCGCACGCGATCGCCGAATTCGGGCGCGCGCACGGCGAGCGCTTCGACGTGTGGATCGAGGTCGACGTCGACGGCCACCGCTCGGGGATTCCGCCCGACGCCGACCTGCTGATCGACGTGGGCCGCGCACTGTTCGACGGCGGGATGATGCTCGGCGGAGTGCTGGCGCACGCGGGCTCCAGCTATGAATACGACACACCCGAAGCACTGGCGGCGATTGCCGAGCAGGAACGCAGCCGCACACTGCGGGCGGCGGAGCGCCTCCGGGCCGCCGGGCTGCCCTGCCCGGTCGTGAGCATCGGCTCGACACCCACCGCCCTCGCGGCGGAACACCTCGAAGGCGTCACCGAGGTGCGCGCCGGCGTCTACGTGATGTTCGACCTCGTGATGCACAACATCGGCGTGTGCGGCCTGTCCGACATCGCGCTGTCGGTGCTGACCACCGTCATCGGGCACCAGGAGGAGAAAGGCTGGGCGATCGTCGACGCGGGCTGGATGGCGATGAGCCGCGACCGCGGCACGCAGCGCCAGGCGCACGACTTCGGCTACGGGCAGGTCTGCACCGAACACGGCGACGTGCTCGGCGACTACGTGATGAGCGCCGCCAACCAGGAGCACGGAATCGTGTCGCGCGCGGGCTCGCCCGACGCCGGCATCGCGCAACGGTTTCCGGTCGGCACCCGTCTGCGCATCCTGCCGAATCACGCGTGCGCCACCGGCGCGCAACATCCCGAGTATCAGGCGATCGCCGAAGACGGCGGCGCGCAGACGTGGCCGCGCTTCTACGGGTGGTGA